The Acidobacteriota bacterium genomic sequence CCACGCGTACCGCGCGCCGTCGACGGTCACCGAACGCTGCTGGAAGCCGATCACGTCGTACGGCTGGCCGTGCCACGTCCCGCGCGTGCCGAGCGGGATGAGCGGGACGATCGACTGCCGCGCCTCCGCGCTCTGAAGAATCGTGACGTTGCGATCGCGCGCGTCGAGCACGGCACCGCAGCTGGTACACGCCACGGCGCGCGTGTGCGCCAGGGCACGCAGTTCGACCGCCGCACCGCAGTTGGCGCAGTTGAAGCCCCGCATCCCCCGCGATCGGTCCTCGTCGTCGAACGTGCGGAGGTTGCGCAGGTGGAGCTCGTCGAACGACACGAAGCGGCCGATGAAGAGCAGCGGCGTCGCGCCGCTGTAGTCGATGGTGCCGAAGGTGGCGTCGTGGCCGCGCAGGTCGGCGAACGTGAGCTGGTCCTTGCCCCAGAACTCGAACGGCAGTTCGCCTTCGACGCCCTTGTAGCGCGCCGTGGTGATCGTGCTGACCTGGAGCGGCACGTCGCCCCACGAGTACCCGAGCCCCACCCGCAGACCTGTGGTGAACGGCAGCGGGCGCGTCGGCGCGACATGACTCGACACGGCGTACTCGAGTTGCGCGTCGGAGAGCCACCCGCTCGTGCCGTCGGCATACGCGAGATGCCATTCGTTCCATCCGCCGTCGGCGTACTCGTACACGATGCGCCCGATGACGGTGAAGGCCCGGCCGTCGAGCGCACCTTCGGTGCCGAGTTGAATTGGCGAGCTGTCGGGTGGGAGGTCGGCGACTTCGCCAATCGTCTCGAGGTCGACGTCGTGCCTGACGATCACCGATCGGCAGGCCTCGCACGTCGTCTGGACCGCGCTCGACCACCGGAATCGCACGGGGGCGCCGCAGTTGGGGCAGCGTCCGGCAGGTCCTCTCATGCGTCGGCGACTCCGGCCATCACATCCGCACGCGGGGCAGGCCCGTAGGCGCGATCGACCCGGCGCACCAGCGTGTCGGTGGCTCCGAGCAGGTCCGCGAGGATCGCCGCGGCGTCGAAGTCGTCTCGCGCGCGACAGCAGAAGACGTTCACGCAGATCGACCCGAACTCGGGGAACGTGTGGCAGGCCAGGTGCGATTCGGTCAGGACGACGAAGCCGGTGACGCCACCGGGCGACGGGAACGCATGCCACACGGCAGGCGCGACAGGCGTGAGGCGCAGGTCGGCGATCAGGCGGTCGAAGAGCGTGGCGAGCCGCGGCACGTCGCGCAGGGCGTCGGGATCGCAGCCGCGCGCGTCGATCACCCACTCCGCGCCGCGCGGTGCGAGGGGATGCGCCGCATCGCGTGCGTCTGCGTCGGTCAGCGCGGCGTCGCGTCGTGGAGATGGCACGGCCATGTCGATGTGGCCGGCATTATATGCCGCGTCACACGACGCGATGTGCATGGGCGTACAGGTTGAAGGACGGGCCGCGCACGAATCCCGCGAGCGTCAGGCCGTACTCCCGTGCGATGTCGATGGCCATCGTCGACGGGGCGGAGACGGCGACGAGCATCGGGATGCCTCCGAGGACGGCCTTCTGCACCAACTCGAACGACGCGCGGCCGCTCACGCAGAGGATGTGCGCCGAGAGCGGCAGCGCGCCGCGCAGCAGCAGGCGTCCGATCACCTTGTCGACGGCGTTGTGGCGTCCGACGTCCTCGGCGATCTCGACGAGCGTGCCGTCCGTCGTGAAGATGCCTGCGGCGTGCAACCCACCCGTGTGATCGAAGACGGCCTGGCGATCGCGCAGCAGGTCAGGCAGTCGCGAGACCACGCCCGCGGACACGCCCCACGACGCCGTGATCGGTGGTGCGTCGGTCTTCACGGCGTCGGCGCTCTGCCTGCCGCAGATGCCGCAGGCCGACGTCGTGGTCACCTGACGGCGCTCGGCGAGACGCCGCGCGAGCGTGTCACTGACGCGGTCGCCGAGGGTGACGTCGATGGCCGACTCATCGCCGGCGTGCGAAATGGTGGTGATGTCTGCCGCCGACGTGATGACCTGTTCCGACAGGAGGAACCCGGCGACCAGATCGCGATCCGCGCCTGGCGTGCGCATCGTCATCGCGAACGCCTGACCGTTCAGGCGGATCTCGAGCGGCGACTCGGCCGCGGCACGATCCTCGATCGTGCTGCGGCGTCCGTCGCTCACTCGCTGGACGTCGATCGAACGCCAGGCGTCGGTCATGCGGTGCTGCCTTCGACCAACCTAGGCCAGCTTGATCGCCTTGTTCGCCTTCACCGACTCGTAGCAGGCCTCGATGATGCGCATGTCGTTGCGGCCGTCCTCGCCGTCGACGATGGGGCGGGTGTTGGTGGCGGCGCACTGCGCGAGGTGATCCATCAGCGCGGCGAAGTGATCGGGCTCGCGCAGATGGCGCTGCTCGACGACGTTACCGCGGAAGACGCGCATGCCGAGTGCGCGCCGGCTGTAGGCGGGCTCCATCTCGAACGAGCCGCGTTCGGCGTGGACGCGGAACCTGTTGAGCGGCGTCCCGTAACTCGACACGCAGTTGGCGAGCGTGCCGCTCGGGAATCGCAGCTGGAAGGTGATCGTTTCCTCGACTTCCTTGAAGCGCGGATCGCCCGGCGTGGTGTACTCCATCGCGTAGACCTCGGTCGGTTCCTCACCGGCGAGGTAGCGCGCGGCGTTCACCGCGTAGATGCCGATGTCCATCATCGACCCGCCGCCGCCCATCACCTTGTTGAGGCGCCACTGTTCGGGGTTGCCGATGTTGAAGCCGGCTTCGCAGAGGATCACCTTCGTCTTGCCGAGGTCCTTGTCGCGCGCCATCTTGATCATGGCCTGCGTGTAGGGCTCGAAGCGCAGGCGATACGCCACCGCCAGGTGGCGGTTCGCGGCCGTCGCGGCGGCGATCATCGAGTCGCACTCCTTGACCGTGTTGGCCATCGGCTTCTCGACGAGCACGTGCTTGCCGGCCTTGTGCGCGCGAATCGTGTACTCGGCGTGCATGTTGTTGGGCAGCACGATGTACACCGCGTCGATGTCGGGGTTGTCGGCGATGCGGTCGTACGTGTCGTACGAGTACAGCCCCTTGTCTGGCACGC encodes the following:
- a CDS encoding S-adenosylmethionine decarboxylase, which encodes MAVPSPRRDAALTDADARDAAHPLAPRGAEWVIDARGCDPDALRDVPRLATLFDRLIADLRLTPVAPAVWHAFPSPGGVTGFVVLTESHLACHTFPEFGSICVNVFCCRARDDFDAAAILADLLGATDTLVRRVDRAYGPAPRADVMAGVADA
- the fdhD gene encoding formate dehydrogenase accessory sulfurtransferase FdhD, which encodes MTDAWRSIDVQRVSDGRRSTIEDRAAAESPLEIRLNGQAFAMTMRTPGADRDLVAGFLLSEQVITSAADITTISHAGDESAIDVTLGDRVSDTLARRLAERRQVTTTSACGICGRQSADAVKTDAPPITASWGVSAGVVSRLPDLLRDRQAVFDHTGGLHAAGIFTTDGTLVEIAEDVGRHNAVDKVIGRLLLRGALPLSAHILCVSGRASFELVQKAVLGGIPMLVAVSAPSTMAIDIAREYGLTLAGFVRGPSFNLYAHAHRVV
- a CDS encoding Gfo/Idh/MocA family oxidoreductase — translated: MSETTTTRRDFLRVTGATVAAATPFAAAETAMAVQPSAPRAPQRTFGYAVVGLGGLSLSDILPAFANTKHSRLTGLVSGSVDKARALAAQYGVPDKGLYSYDTYDRIADNPDIDAVYIVLPNNMHAEYTIRAHKAGKHVLVEKPMANTVKECDSMIAAATAANRHLAVAYRLRFEPYTQAMIKMARDKDLGKTKVILCEAGFNIGNPEQWRLNKVMGGGGSMMDIGIYAVNAARYLAGEEPTEVYAMEYTTPGDPRFKEVEETITFQLRFPSGTLANCVSSYGTPLNRFRVHAERGSFEMEPAYSRRALGMRVFRGNVVEQRHLREPDHFAALMDHLAQCAATNTRPIVDGEDGRNDMRIIEACYESVKANKAIKLA